The Chryseolinea soli genome contains a region encoding:
- a CDS encoding glutamine--tRNA ligase/YqeY domain fusion protein produces MAEEKSLNFLEEIVESDLKNGKYKNIATRFPPEPNGYLHLGHAKSICLNFGLALKYGGKTNLRFDDTNPVTEETEYVESIKGDVKWLGFNWSEELYASDYFDQLYTYAHSLIDKGLAYVDDSTSEEMAAQKGTPTQPGTDSPYRGRSIEENKRLFTEMKDGKHPDGSKVLRARIDMSHTNMLMRDPVIYRVKHAHHHRTGDKWCIYPMYDFAHGQSDSIEQITHSICTLEFVPHRELYDWLIAKLDIYPSHQYEFARLNMTYTMMSKRKLLQLVNEKHVNGWDDPRMPTLSAARRRGYTPEAIRDFCDRIGVAKRDNLIDIGLLEFCLREHLNKIAERRMVVFDPLKVVITNYPEGKSELLRSENLPEGDSTRELPFGRELWIERDDFMEVPAKKYFRLAPGQMVRLKSAFIVKCEEFIKDANGTVTELRCTYVPESRSGSDTSGINVKGVIHWVSAQHAVPAEIRLYDRLFVTEDMNAIEDDFTNHLNPNSLQILKTVYAEPELAKSKTGEHFQFLRMGYFCLDPDATSNKLIFNRTVTLRDTWTKGAGK; encoded by the coding sequence ATGGCCGAAGAAAAGAGTTTGAACTTCCTGGAAGAGATCGTAGAGTCCGACTTGAAGAATGGAAAATACAAGAACATTGCTACGCGATTCCCGCCGGAGCCCAATGGCTACCTGCATTTGGGCCACGCCAAGAGCATTTGCCTGAACTTTGGTCTCGCGTTGAAGTATGGCGGCAAAACAAACCTGCGTTTTGATGATACTAACCCCGTAACCGAGGAAACCGAATATGTGGAGAGCATTAAAGGGGACGTGAAGTGGTTGGGATTTAATTGGTCCGAAGAACTATATGCATCCGATTACTTCGACCAACTGTACACCTATGCTCACAGCTTGATCGATAAGGGACTGGCCTATGTAGATGATAGCACAAGCGAAGAGATGGCAGCCCAGAAAGGAACGCCTACTCAGCCGGGAACAGACAGCCCTTATCGGGGTCGATCGATTGAGGAAAACAAGAGGCTTTTCACCGAGATGAAGGATGGTAAGCACCCGGATGGATCAAAAGTCCTTCGCGCCAGAATAGACATGTCGCACACCAACATGCTCATGCGCGATCCGGTGATCTACCGCGTCAAACACGCCCATCATCACCGGACAGGTGACAAGTGGTGCATTTATCCCATGTACGATTTTGCCCACGGCCAAAGTGATTCGATCGAGCAGATTACGCACAGCATTTGCACGCTTGAGTTTGTTCCGCATCGTGAATTGTATGACTGGCTTATAGCCAAACTCGACATATACCCTTCGCATCAGTATGAGTTCGCCAGACTCAACATGACCTACACCATGATGAGTAAGCGCAAGCTTTTACAATTGGTGAATGAGAAGCATGTAAACGGTTGGGACGATCCTCGCATGCCAACGTTAAGTGCTGCACGCAGGAGAGGCTACACGCCCGAGGCTATCCGCGATTTTTGCGATCGAATTGGAGTGGCCAAACGCGACAATCTGATTGATATTGGTTTGCTTGAGTTCTGTTTGCGAGAACACTTGAACAAGATCGCCGAGCGAAGAATGGTGGTGTTCGATCCATTGAAAGTGGTCATCACCAATTATCCCGAGGGGAAATCTGAATTACTCAGGAGCGAGAATTTGCCGGAAGGAGATTCGACCCGCGAGCTTCCTTTTGGGCGAGAACTCTGGATTGAACGCGACGACTTTATGGAGGTGCCCGCGAAGAAATATTTCCGCCTTGCGCCAGGCCAAATGGTGCGTTTAAAGAGCGCGTTCATTGTCAAGTGCGAAGAGTTCATCAAAGATGCGAATGGAACGGTAACAGAGTTGCGTTGCACTTACGTGCCCGAAAGTCGCAGCGGTTCCGATACATCAGGAATTAATGTGAAGGGCGTCATTCATTGGGTGAGCGCGCAGCATGCAGTACCCGCAGAAATTCGCTTGTATGATCGCCTTTTTGTAACAGAGGACATGAATGCCATCGAAGATGATTTCACAAATCACCTTAATCCGAATTCATTGCAGATCTTGAAAACTGTTTATGCTGAACCCGAACTTGCCAAATCAAAAACAGGTGAGCATTTCCAGTTTTTGCGCATGGGATATTTCTGCCTCGACCCTGATGCTACTTCGAATAAATTGATCTTTAACCGCACCGTGACGTTAAGGGATACGTGGACGAAAGGAGCGGGGAAGTAA
- a CDS encoding LemA family protein codes for MHYILYIALIGTPVVLMVYGITMFNSLSRKRAQIQNAISSVDALFIERADLLPNLIASVKQYMVFERETLEKITELRQPTATHAGNPYLRPEEGSSILRQIMIQAESYPELRAGSQFTKLQHSFQECEEQIAAGRRFLSASITDYNTSTVVFPWNIAAKVFGFKPHQWQYASKAQRQNVDAQDLFRKS; via the coding sequence ATGCATTACATACTCTACATCGCCCTCATCGGAACGCCTGTCGTGTTGATGGTCTATGGAATCACCATGTTCAATAGCCTCTCCAGAAAGCGCGCCCAAATCCAAAACGCCATATCGTCTGTCGACGCCCTGTTCATCGAGCGTGCAGACCTGTTGCCAAACCTCATCGCCTCCGTCAAACAATACATGGTGTTTGAACGTGAGACCCTGGAGAAGATCACCGAGCTCAGGCAACCCACCGCCACACACGCCGGCAATCCGTATCTGAGGCCCGAAGAAGGTAGCTCCATCCTGCGACAGATCATGATTCAGGCAGAGAGCTACCCTGAGCTGAGGGCAGGAAGTCAGTTTACCAAACTGCAACACAGCTTCCAGGAATGCGAGGAACAGATCGCCGCGGGAAGACGCTTCCTGAGCGCGTCTATTACCGATTACAATACAAGCACGGTGGTGTTTCCGTGGAACATCGCCGCCAAGGTATTCGGCTTCAAGCCCCATCAGTGGCAGTACGCCAGCAAGGCGCAACGGCAAAACGTGGACGCGCAGGACCTCTTTCGAAAATCTTAA
- a CDS encoding NAD(P)H-dependent flavin oxidoreductase, whose product MTTLDKLLGIRYPIILAPMFLISNSRMIIAALRSGVTAAFPALNYRTDEELRAAIREIRHASDKPFGVNLIVNRSNLKYKSQLKTLLELKIDFIITSLGSPQEVIEQCKPLGIKVFCDVVDLKYAKKVEAMGADALIAVNNRAGGHAGAISPYELITLLKNNCSIPIISAGGVATGKDLKQVLDWGAAGASIGTIFIACEESEITPEYKQAMIDYGEKDIVMTTKLSGSPLTVINTPYVQQLGTKANLLELILNNNKTLKKYAKMLIAFRGMKAVEKAAFGATYKTVWCAGPAIEHVKRVQPIADIINTITRQFDEVSNETPNVLHR is encoded by the coding sequence ATGACAACCCTTGACAAGCTGCTGGGAATCCGGTATCCCATCATTTTAGCACCGATGTTCCTCATCTCGAATAGCCGAATGATTATTGCCGCATTGCGTAGTGGCGTAACGGCGGCATTTCCGGCGCTTAATTATAGGACGGATGAGGAGCTTAGAGCAGCCATTCGCGAGATCAGGCACGCATCAGATAAACCATTTGGTGTGAATCTCATTGTAAATCGCTCCAATCTTAAGTACAAATCACAACTCAAGACGTTGCTGGAGTTAAAAATTGATTTCATTATAACTTCCCTGGGTAGCCCCCAGGAAGTAATTGAGCAATGCAAGCCGTTGGGAATAAAAGTCTTTTGTGATGTTGTTGACTTGAAATACGCGAAAAAAGTTGAGGCGATGGGTGCAGACGCCTTGATTGCGGTAAACAACAGGGCAGGAGGACATGCAGGAGCCATTTCGCCTTATGAGCTTATAACACTGTTAAAGAATAACTGCAGCATTCCAATAATTTCCGCCGGTGGTGTTGCCACAGGGAAAGATCTTAAACAAGTGCTCGATTGGGGTGCAGCGGGAGCATCGATCGGAACTATTTTTATCGCTTGCGAAGAATCGGAGATCACACCTGAATACAAACAGGCGATGATCGATTATGGCGAAAAAGACATTGTCATGACAACGAAGCTCTCTGGCTCACCGCTCACGGTCATTAACACACCCTACGTTCAACAGCTCGGTACAAAAGCTAATCTTTTGGAGTTGATCCTCAATAACAACAAAACCTTAAAGAAGTATGCTAAAATGCTCATCGCTTTCCGTGGGATGAAAGCGGTTGAAAAAGCTGCGTTCGGAGCTACCTATAAAACGGTGTGGTGCGCTGGCCCTGCCATTGAACACGTAAAGCGCGTACAGCCGATAGCGGACATTATAAATACGATCACACGACAATTTGATGAAGTTTCCAATGAGACACCTAACGTGTTGCATCGCTAA
- a CDS encoding tetratricopeptide repeat-containing sensor histidine kinase: MNRLVARAYLVAPALGCLLMISLFSCHNLDEKKVPVQDRVVSEHDYVQAFLAIDTLPTPKRLEQISLMLKEFDSTEYGGNPYCNYLQGYSLQLEGKPDSALIYYRNMKTDELSALFILKEYAILSNTTNEAIIADSELMATVLHLIANAEKTNNPFTYKLYDLLARFYYRNQNGEKAAAYTHLYYKNHPFKDQITVRQRYHALLFILAVRDTDTKAMRVHLDSCRKLALLINDSLTLMRTYEGESQLQALTGHYTEAVQGYRKYFQYLKRKGLLDIVAFNNMAKIVLDNNEPDSAVHYFKEAIRWAKENVPTADLLGVYGGLNETYWSMGDCQNAHIALDSVLKIYARNTEAIQATKIEQIHTRYETEKKDQAIAALQTTNALNEKIITQQRWIFAAAGLLLLIVLLFMYNLYRRRLLTKKHENLLLENKRMALEQKTRQMQLNPHFIYNAIANLQGLIGGGKKQEANAYLVSFSQLMRNVLELNRHEMISLEDEITSLKNYIELQQMRFANMFDYRIDVQNLDTEAIMIPPMLLQPFVENAIEHGFKNIGYKGQLQISFRMEAQQLHIGIGDNGVGIEEQVKTHSGKTSLSRIITQERLDILFNATHRKAWFETQPNAAWGGKGTEVNISIPVPVA; the protein is encoded by the coding sequence ATGAACCGCCTCGTCGCTAGAGCATACCTCGTCGCCCCGGCTCTCGGATGCCTACTGATGATCAGTCTTTTCTCCTGCCATAATCTTGACGAGAAAAAAGTGCCTGTACAGGATCGTGTGGTGTCTGAACACGACTACGTACAGGCTTTCCTGGCGATAGACACACTGCCCACGCCAAAGCGTTTAGAACAGATCAGCTTGATGCTGAAAGAATTCGACTCAACGGAATACGGGGGCAATCCATACTGCAACTACCTTCAGGGCTATAGCCTGCAACTCGAGGGCAAGCCCGACAGCGCATTGATCTACTACCGGAACATGAAGACCGATGAGCTTTCCGCGCTCTTCATACTAAAGGAATATGCCATTCTGTCCAATACAACGAACGAAGCCATCATCGCCGATTCGGAGCTCATGGCTACCGTCCTGCACTTGATCGCGAACGCTGAAAAAACCAACAACCCATTCACCTACAAATTGTATGATCTCCTTGCCAGATTCTACTACAGAAATCAGAACGGTGAAAAGGCCGCAGCGTACACTCATCTTTACTACAAAAACCATCCGTTCAAAGATCAGATTACGGTCAGGCAGCGTTATCACGCCCTCCTGTTTATACTCGCGGTGAGAGACACAGACACCAAGGCCATGCGCGTGCACCTCGACAGTTGTCGTAAGCTGGCCTTGCTGATCAACGACAGCCTCACACTCATGCGCACCTACGAGGGTGAATCGCAGCTGCAGGCACTCACCGGCCACTACACCGAGGCCGTACAGGGCTATCGAAAATATTTTCAGTATTTGAAACGGAAGGGACTTCTCGACATTGTCGCGTTCAACAACATGGCCAAAATCGTACTGGATAATAATGAGCCCGACTCGGCGGTTCATTATTTCAAGGAAGCCATACGATGGGCAAAAGAAAATGTTCCCACGGCCGACCTCTTAGGAGTTTACGGCGGACTCAATGAAACGTACTGGAGCATGGGAGATTGTCAAAATGCACACATTGCCCTCGACTCCGTATTGAAGATATATGCCCGCAACACCGAAGCCATTCAGGCTACGAAAATAGAACAGATCCACACGCGCTACGAAACGGAAAAGAAGGACCAGGCCATAGCCGCTCTGCAGACTACCAATGCCTTGAACGAAAAGATCATCACCCAGCAACGGTGGATCTTTGCCGCCGCAGGCCTGCTGCTCCTCATCGTGCTGTTGTTTATGTACAACCTATATCGCCGCCGCCTGCTCACCAAGAAGCATGAAAATCTTTTGCTGGAAAACAAACGCATGGCACTCGAGCAGAAAACCCGGCAGATGCAACTCAACCCCCACTTCATCTACAACGCCATCGCTAACTTGCAGGGACTTATTGGCGGTGGAAAAAAACAGGAGGCCAACGCCTACCTGGTATCGTTCTCACAGTTGATGCGCAATGTCCTGGAGCTGAACCGCCATGAGATGATCTCCCTGGAGGACGAGATCACATCCCTGAAGAACTACATCGAGCTGCAACAGATGCGCTTTGCCAATATGTTCGACTACCGCATTGATGTTCAGAACCTCGACACCGAAGCCATCATGATCCCGCCCATGCTCCTTCAACCCTTCGTGGAAAACGCCATCGAACACGGCTTCAAGAACATTGGCTATAAAGGTCAGCTGCAGATTTCCTTCCGCATGGAGGCGCAGCAATTACACATCGGCATCGGCGACAACGGTGTGGGCATCGAAGAGCAAGTGAAGACCCATTCCGGGAAGACCTCGCTATCGCGGATCATCACCCAGGAGCGCCTCGATATTCTGTTTAACGCCACCCACCGGAAAGCCTGGTTTGAAACACAGCCCAATGCGGCATGGGGTGGAAAAGGAACTGAAGTAAACATCTCCATACCTGTGCCTGTGGCCTGA
- a CDS encoding LytR/AlgR family response regulator transcription factor — translation MKVYILEDEVNIREYILSLAGDIPYLQVVGYAAEIATAQKEIQKLKPDLILADIELKDGTCFTLFNTIKTDAHIIFITAYNQYAIDALNLGAFAYLLKPLDTAAFNNTIDRCYKKIEAYRLTKQQLEITDSHYQKKDTPRRIVLKNFDFIQIVAMEDIVYCQSDKGYTTFHLRDGSKIIMSKVLKEYEALLPEDTFIRCHQSYMVNVNYISRYYKEGELLLTNTHKIPVSDRKKSIVIDYIEKLA, via the coding sequence ATGAAAGTTTATATTCTCGAAGACGAAGTAAATATCCGCGAATACATCCTGTCGCTGGCAGGGGATATACCCTATCTGCAGGTGGTGGGCTACGCCGCCGAGATAGCCACAGCACAGAAAGAGATCCAGAAGCTGAAACCCGACCTCATCCTGGCCGACATCGAGCTGAAAGACGGTACCTGCTTCACCCTCTTCAATACCATAAAAACAGACGCCCACATTATCTTTATCACCGCCTACAACCAGTACGCCATCGATGCCCTTAACCTTGGAGCATTCGCTTATCTGCTGAAGCCCCTCGACACTGCCGCCTTCAACAACACGATAGACAGATGCTACAAAAAAATAGAAGCCTATCGTTTAACAAAACAACAACTGGAAATCACCGATAGCCACTACCAGAAAAAAGATACGCCGCGAAGAATCGTCCTCAAAAACTTCGACTTCATCCAGATCGTCGCCATGGAAGACATCGTTTACTGCCAAAGCGACAAAGGATACACCACGTTCCATCTCCGGGACGGCAGCAAGATCATCATGTCCAAAGTTCTGAAAGAATATGAAGCCCTTCTCCCCGAAGACACCTTCATTCGCTGCCACCAATCCTACATGGTAAACGTCAACTACATCAGCCGCTATTACAAAGAAGGCGAGCTTCTCCTCACAAACACCCACAAAATCCCTGTCTCGGATCGTAAAAAATCCATCGTTATAGACTATATCGAAAAACTGGCCTAG